In Microbacterium sp. AB, a single genomic region encodes these proteins:
- a CDS encoding ABC transporter permease, which translates to MLRLSLGAKAALGAIVVAVLAFMYVPLLLVVLNSFNAARIASWPIRGFSLEWWGRAFTSEPIHAAVGNSIVVGLGATTVALVLGTLVAFALRRHSFFGTQTVSLLVVLPIALPGVVTGVALNNTYNQLLEPIGIHVGYFGMIVAHGTFCIVMVFNNVLARLRRLSPSVEEAAADLGATPWQTFRMVTFPQFRGAFVAGGVLAFALSFDEVVVTIFTAPPGVDTLPLWIMNQMARPNEASVVNVVATVMIVLSLVPVWISQRLARDAD; encoded by the coding sequence GTGCTCAGACTCTCCCTCGGCGCCAAGGCGGCGCTCGGTGCGATCGTCGTCGCCGTGCTCGCCTTCATGTACGTGCCGCTCCTGCTCGTGGTGCTCAACTCCTTCAACGCCGCGCGCATCGCGAGCTGGCCCATCCGGGGCTTCTCACTCGAGTGGTGGGGCAGGGCGTTCACGAGTGAGCCGATCCACGCGGCCGTGGGGAACTCGATCGTCGTCGGCCTCGGCGCCACGACCGTCGCACTCGTCCTCGGCACGCTCGTCGCCTTCGCGCTGCGGCGCCACTCCTTCTTCGGCACGCAGACGGTCAGCCTCCTCGTCGTGCTGCCCATCGCCCTGCCCGGGGTCGTCACGGGCGTCGCGCTCAACAACACGTACAACCAGCTGCTCGAGCCGATCGGGATCCACGTCGGGTACTTCGGGATGATCGTCGCGCACGGCACCTTCTGCATCGTCATGGTGTTCAACAACGTGCTCGCGCGTCTGCGGCGACTGAGCCCCTCCGTGGAGGAGGCCGCAGCGGATCTCGGCGCGACGCCGTGGCAGACGTTCCGGATGGTCACGTTCCCGCAGTTCCGCGGCGCCTTCGTCGCGGGCGGCGTCCTCGCCTTCGCCCTGAGCTTCGACGAGGTCGTCGTGACGATCTTCACGGCCCCGCCCGGTGTGGACACGCTGCCGCTGTGGATCATGAACCAGATGGCGCGGCCCAACGAGGCGAGCGTCGTGAACGTCGTGGCGACCGTCATGATCGTGCTCTCGCTCGTCCCCGTGTGGATCTCGCAGCGGCTCGCGAGGGACGCCGACTGA
- a CDS encoding tyrosine-protein phosphatase encodes MSTADIPPRLVNLRDVATASPLLRPGVLLRSDAPHSEDEPPGVDAWPPAVVLDLRDAAEKREAHPYSSRSRIVDLPLLGGRARMDPDEVDVEAFLRAGLGGMYVSMIQGQAAALLIRAMEEIARADGAVLVHCTAGKDRTGVTVALALALAGVPYDDIVADYVRTAENMPGVRARAARTVAARTTGTRLALDVPAEILTAPAPAMETFLDALDARGGAESWFRSTGGEPGTVDALHARLRGRGAGSSLTA; translated from the coding sequence ATGAGCACCGCCGACATCCCCCCGAGGCTGGTCAACCTGCGCGACGTCGCGACGGCGAGCCCGCTGCTGCGCCCCGGCGTCCTGCTGCGCAGCGACGCCCCGCACTCCGAGGACGAGCCTCCCGGCGTCGACGCGTGGCCACCGGCCGTCGTGCTCGATCTGCGCGACGCGGCGGAGAAGCGCGAGGCCCATCCGTACTCGTCCCGCAGCCGCATCGTCGACCTCCCGCTCCTCGGAGGACGGGCGAGGATGGATCCCGACGAGGTCGACGTGGAGGCGTTCCTGCGGGCGGGCCTCGGCGGCATGTACGTGTCGATGATCCAGGGACAGGCCGCCGCGCTCCTCATCCGTGCGATGGAGGAGATCGCGCGGGCGGACGGCGCGGTGCTCGTCCACTGCACGGCGGGCAAGGACCGCACGGGCGTGACGGTCGCCCTGGCGCTCGCGCTCGCGGGCGTGCCGTACGACGACATCGTGGCCGACTACGTCCGCACGGCGGAGAACATGCCGGGCGTGCGTGCGCGGGCCGCCCGCACCGTCGCCGCCCGCACGACGGGCACGCGGCTCGCCCTCGACGTGCCGGCGGAGATCCTGACCGCTCCCGCGCCCGCGATGGAGACCTTCCTCGACGCCCTCGACGCGCGTGGCGGCGCCGAGTCCTGGTTCCGCTCGACCGGCGGCGAGCCCGGGACGGTCGACGCCCTGCACGCCCGCCTGCGGGGCCGAGGCGCCGGGAGTAGCCTGACCGCGTGA
- a CDS encoding cation diffusion facilitator family transporter, protein MTVIIAFFANVLVAVAKTVAAVVTSSASMVAEAAHSWADAGNEIFLLIADRRGARRKDARHPLGYGRSAFVWSLVAAFGIFTAGSIVSIMHGVQELASDEPVESPVVAYVVLGVAFVLEGTSFLQAFIRSRRLARERGTSTWDYVIETSDTTLRAVFFEDAAALVGLLIAGGAIAVHQITGVAAWDAVGSILVGLLLGVVAVVLIWRNMAFLVGTSASPVLRARAGRALLESADIERVTYLHIEYVGPNRLFIVAEIDLAGDAREHDVARRLREVERRIEAHPVVEAVVLSLSVDDEPSLEFAEAGPVR, encoded by the coding sequence GTGACCGTGATCATCGCCTTCTTCGCCAATGTGCTCGTCGCGGTCGCGAAGACGGTCGCCGCGGTCGTCACGTCCTCCGCGTCGATGGTCGCGGAGGCCGCGCACTCGTGGGCCGACGCGGGCAACGAGATCTTCCTGCTCATCGCCGACAGGCGGGGCGCGCGCCGCAAGGACGCGCGCCATCCGCTCGGTTACGGACGCAGCGCCTTCGTCTGGTCGCTCGTCGCCGCGTTCGGCATCTTCACGGCCGGGTCGATCGTGTCGATCATGCACGGGGTGCAGGAGCTCGCCTCCGATGAGCCCGTCGAGAGCCCCGTCGTCGCCTACGTCGTCCTCGGGGTCGCCTTCGTGCTCGAGGGGACGTCGTTCCTGCAGGCGTTCATCCGCTCGAGACGACTCGCCCGCGAGCGCGGCACGTCGACGTGGGACTACGTCATCGAGACGAGCGACACGACGTTGCGTGCGGTGTTCTTCGAGGACGCCGCCGCGCTCGTCGGGCTCCTGATCGCGGGAGGGGCGATCGCCGTCCACCAGATCACGGGCGTCGCGGCGTGGGACGCCGTGGGCTCGATCCTCGTCGGGCTGCTGCTCGGAGTCGTGGCCGTGGTGCTCATCTGGCGCAACATGGCGTTCCTCGTCGGGACGAGCGCGTCTCCCGTGCTGCGGGCGCGGGCCGGACGCGCGCTCCTCGAATCGGCCGACATCGAGCGCGTGACGTATCTGCACATCGAGTACGTCGGACCCAACCGCCTCTTCATCGTCGCCGAGATCGACCTCGCCGGCGACGCGCGCGAGCACGACGTCGCGCGCCGGCTCCGCGAGGTGGAGCGCCGGATCGAGGCCCACCCGGTCGTCGAGGCCGTCGTGCTGTCCCTGTCCGTCGACGACGAGCCGTCGCTGGAGTTCGCCGAGGCCGGCCCCGTCCGCTGA
- a CDS encoding aminotransferase class IV, with amino-acid sequence MPAVVVIHEPVVGSRPSAEPFRIVPFDEPIVDAMNLGITRGDGIFESVGIRHGYVHEEEAHLTRFANSARILELPAPNADAYREAVRIGYRALGGGIADAYAKYVLTRGIEARESDPFGYAFVDVNPDWSRERTQGIRVVTLDRGYPLNVAQTSPWLLQGAKTLSYAVNRAAIREAARRGADDVVFTTTDGYALEGPTATLILRFGDAFVTPSPDFGVLHGTGQLGAYRWLAALGMRTEYRPVRAEELRQADQMWLVNSQRLAAPIRALDGEDVTIDRAFTDGMNEYLRDRRS; translated from the coding sequence ATGCCCGCAGTAGTCGTCATCCACGAGCCCGTCGTGGGCTCCCGTCCGAGCGCCGAGCCGTTCCGGATCGTGCCGTTCGACGAGCCGATCGTCGACGCCATGAACCTCGGGATCACCCGCGGCGACGGGATCTTCGAGTCCGTCGGCATCCGTCACGGATACGTCCACGAGGAGGAGGCGCACCTGACGCGCTTCGCCAACTCCGCCCGCATCCTGGAGCTGCCGGCCCCCAACGCGGACGCGTACCGGGAGGCGGTGCGCATCGGCTACCGCGCCCTCGGCGGGGGCATCGCCGACGCATACGCCAAGTACGTGCTCACACGCGGGATCGAAGCGCGCGAGAGCGACCCGTTCGGATACGCCTTCGTCGACGTGAACCCGGACTGGAGCCGGGAGCGCACGCAGGGCATCCGGGTCGTCACGCTCGATCGCGGCTATCCCCTGAACGTCGCGCAGACCTCGCCGTGGCTGCTGCAGGGGGCGAAGACGCTCTCCTACGCCGTCAACCGCGCGGCGATCCGCGAGGCCGCGCGCCGCGGAGCGGACGACGTCGTGTTCACGACGACCGACGGATACGCGTTGGAAGGCCCCACCGCGACCCTGATCCTGCGCTTCGGCGACGCGTTCGTCACCCCGTCCCCCGACTTCGGCGTGCTGCACGGGACGGGACAGCTCGGGGCGTATCGATGGCTCGCGGCCCTCGGGATGCGCACCGAGTACCGGCCCGTCCGGGCGGAGGAGCTCCGGCAGGCCGACCAGATGTGGCTCGTCAACAGCCAGCGGCTCGCCGCTCCGATCCGCGCCCTGGACGGCGAGGACGTGACGATCGACCGCGCGTTCACCGACGGGATGAACGAGTACCTGCGCGATCGGCGCAGCTGA